A stretch of DNA from Thermanaerosceptrum fracticalcis:
GTGAGGTCATCGCTATTGTTAGCGGATTAATTCTAGGCAAACTAGGTCTAGAAAAATACGTGGAAGATTATGTATACCAGATTAAAGTAGGGGATGCAGGTGTTGAGCTACCAAAGCAAACTATTAAAGAAAGGCTCCTTGATTCTTGGCAATTTACTAAAGATTTGCTTAAGAAAATCTGGCCCTATGTGGTGATTGGTATTGCTATTGGCGGATTTATGCATGGCTGGATTCCGACTAATTCTCTAGCCAAATATGCTGGAAAAGACAATCCTTTTGCCGTATTTATTGCTGTGGCCTTTGGCATACCTCTGTATTCCAATGCAGCTGGGGTTATACCTTTGGTAAGTGAACTAACGAGGGCAGGGGTAGCTATGGGTACAGCTTTGGCCTTCATGATGGCAGTTACTTCCCTAAGTATTCCTGAAATGATTCTATTACGAAGAGTTTTAAAACCAAAACTTTTAGCCATCTTTATTGGTATAACTGGAACGGGAATTTTGTTTACAGG
This window harbors:
- a CDS encoding permease, with the translated sequence MFIWTQQLADWLVYNVFNIARNSKIGDALNFFIYDTIKIFILLLMIIYAITFIRSFFPPEKTKKILAGKKGNTFVAHVFAAMLGIVTPFCSCSAVPLFIGFVEAGIPLGVTFSYLIAAPMVNEVALGLLYGLFGWKIALVYIISGEVIAIVSGLILGKLGLEKYVEDYVYQIKVGDAGVELPKQTIKERLLDSWQFTKDLLKKIWPYVVIGIAIGGFMHGWIPTNSLAKYAGKDNPFAVFIAVAFGIPLYSNAAGVIPLVSELTRAGVAMGTALAFMMAVTSLSIPEMILLRRVLKPKLLAIFIGITGTGILFTGYLFNIIL